From the genome of Halobacteriovorax marinus SJ:
AATTGCCTTCTTTAGTTCTAAGAAGAGAATTTGGATCTACAATTAGTGAAGTCCAAATAGTCTCTCTGGCCTTAAAGGTATAGCTCGCTCCACTTGCAAGCTCTAATTTGTAGAGTTCATTATTTTGTGCCGCAGAAATATTTTCTTCGTAGTAGAGCTCTCCGAGGGCCTTGGCCACGAGCTTTTGATTTACTAAAATCGTAATTTCTCTTAAGTCCATGGATAACCCTCTCTAAAATAAGTTTCTCTATCACAGAGAAGGAGGGCCGCTCTCTTATGTGGAAAGTCGAATTCTTTTTCGTTTCTCCAACAAGGAAAGTGATCAACATATCTGATGATTTTCTTGTTATCACTTCTAGGCTCACCTGCAAGAAGATCTGTTCTCTGGTCGTTTAAAAAAGCATAGTGAGAAGTTGCCTTTAAAATAGAGTCAACATTTCTCTGTCCAAGACACTCTAGCTCACCAATGAGAAAATGGAAGCCACGGTCATAGTCAGAGAAATCATAGAATGGGCCGAGCCTATCTTCTTTTGCCCAATAGAATTCAAAGTAGCCAACAGGCTTATTGTCGAATTCCATAATTGTAGGAATGCTATGAGGGTCTTTAAGTCCCGTTGCAAGATACTCTCTTAATTCTTCTTTTGATTTATTGAGTTCCCAAAATTTATAGATAAATTCTTTGTTATGCCATGAGTGAAAATTATCTAGGTCATTTTCAACATCAGCCACTCTATATGAAATCGTTTTATCAATTACTGGGAAGTACTTCTTGTAAAGTAATTCTCCCGGAGAATATGCAGGTCTTCTTGGATGAGTGACTTCTCCAGTTTGTATACTTACGGCCTCGTCTTTAGGGTTACTTTGCTTGGCCCAGATATTTCCTAATTCACTAAAGCTACTTCGATTAATAGAGAAGAGATTTCCTTTTAAAAATTGTTGAAAATCCTCTCTGTTTTTTACAGGAGATTGCTCTAGTAAGATTTCTTCAACAGACTCGAAAAAGAGACTGAAGATTGCTTCCAAGGTGTGGAGTGAAAATTCATCACTGATATAAGTGAAGTTTTCAACTTTTGCTGTTGTGTCTTTGAGAGTCACTGAAAGATCAACTGACTTAGAATCATTAGATATTGAAATCATATTATTTTCATTTAATTTTACATCGTAAAATGTCCCTGAAAGAAATGATTGTAATCTAATTCTCTTAACCACTTAAATATTCTCCTGAATCCTATTTTTCATAGGGATATAAATATCCGTAGGACTCTTCATCGTGTTCTCGTTTATCTCTTTAAGACAGCACTTATAATTTCCCTTTACCCATAGGTATGGCCCATTTAGCAGATAGTCTATGCAGCTTGAATCTTTTACTCCCTTTTCTTTGAGAATTCGAAGAGATTTATTTAGTATTTGCAGGTACTTAGACTCGTCTAGGCCACTGATAAGCGATAGGTGAGATATAGTGTCAAACGTAGTATTTATAATGAGATAGTAGCAGAAGATCTTTTGACCAAGCTCTTCAGTGAGGATATTCCCATTATCTAGTGCCATTTCATCGCAATATGGGCTGTAGGCCTTGAAGCCTTCTTCACTATATCCAGTACCTTGGCAGTCGCGAAAGTACATTTTTACAGGTAGGCCGGCGTCATCTAATTTTAAAATAATATTTTGTTGATGGGCCCCAAGGAAGATCCCAAAGTTTGCTTGCGCGTCTAGAAGGGGAGTGATGACTTTCTGAGTAAATGCTTTAAACCAATTTAAGTAACCCTCTTCATCATCTCTTTCAATAAATTGGTCGAGGATAGAAGTCTTCGAAGGAGAGAGTTGATTTAGAGTAGCTAGAAGAATCGCTGAGTCTTGCTCTCCATTAATAAATGGATTGATTCGGCATGAAACGATTGAGTTAATTGCCACTTTTGAACTTTGATCTTTAAAAGCAGCATATGCAGGCTCTTCAATTATTTGAAAGTCTTTCCACTTCGCTTTGAGCTCTTTTCCTTCTTTAGTATTTAGGACTTTACTAACTTGGATGCCACGATCAACTTCAACTTGTTGAAGATGTCTGATGGAATTAGTTAATCGTAAAGTAAGTGAGAACTTGAGCATATACTTACAAGTCGGTGAATAGATACTTCGAACAGAAGAAGTACTGTACCAAAGAGTTGTAGAGTCCTCTTGGATAAAGCTAATCTTTCCCTTTTCTTCGAGACTCTTTATATACTCTTCTTCTCTTATATACTTTAATTGATAAGGGTGAATAGGAAGGAGAGATTTCCCTTCATCTAAGATATTATTCACTCTCTCTTCACCAAGGCAGCTTATTGCCACATGTTTAATCCAGTGTGAATCAAATCCTTGCATATGCTTTTCGAAAATTATTTCATCATCTGAAATTGCCCACGCAAGAGAGAAACCTCTTTGAAATTCTGGAGAGTACTTTTGGAAGTCCTCTTCGCTGAAACCATCTCTGGCCTTTGGATAAGGGTGGAATGAGTGTCCTAATATTAAAAGAGATTCTGTATCAATAAAATTCAAAGAAGACTGGTAGCGCTCTTCAATTCTCTCCCCTAGGTGAGTTGTAAATTTTTTGATATTTTCATTACTACTTGAGACTCTATCTTTAAAAGCAGTAATCTCTCTTTGATTTGATTGATCTAGGAGCTGACAAGAGAAATCTATAATCCAGTCGAGGGCCTTTTCTAATGATATTTTATCTTCACCTAAAGAGCATTCTTCTTCGTTATATTGATGTTTGCCAAGTACTGAGTGGAAATTTAGGCCAAGGTGAAGTTGATGATCTTTCTTGTCCGTAAAGATAATTTTCTTTTCTGTAGAAACGTACTTGATATGCTCAGAGTCTGGGAACTCTCTAAGTAAAGAGTTCACTAGGGCTTCGAATGTATAATTTAGTGAGCGCTTCTTCAAAATTAACTCTCTTTCACTTCTAGGGTTTTAGCTGGCGTACTCTCTTTTACAATGAGAATAAAAACAAGCGCCATAATAGTAAAGGATACAAAGAAGACGATGGCCTTCTCTGGCACTAGGTGAAGTTTCATAGATAGTGCAATTAATCCTGCTCCGACTGCGTACCCAAATGAATGGGCCACACTCGCTAGTCCAAGTTTCTTACCAAAGACTGTTTCTTTTGTTTTATCTTTCTTAGAGTTACTAATTAGTGAGAGATATACTGGCGGTATAAGTGCAGTTGCAAATGAAATAAAGAAAATAGAGATCCAAATTGATTGCTCGCTCTTTGAATACATGAGAACGATTGAACCTGTAACCAGTGACGTTGCCCCAATGAGAACACGTGGAATCCACTTTGACTTTAGTAACCAAATACTCAATTGTTGAACTAGGAGTGCGAGGACACTTAGAACAAGAATGATCTTAGCAAATAATATCGTCGCTTCCTTTCCATCAATATGAAGAACTTCTTTTAAGTGATGTCCAAGGAAAGTGTGGAGTATTCCAATAAAGCTTGTGAAAATCATGGCAAGTAAAATAGGGTATAGAGCTTCTTTAATACTTAATTTCCAATTTGCTAAAACTTCTTTAAGTTTAATTTCTGATTTACTTCCTTGCAGAGCTCCTTTTGAGTCCGAAGTTAGAAAGCAACTTGTAGCAAGTGTGAAAATCCATACCGTTGCTGCGTAGATAATGAGTTCAAAGTTTACTTGTTTAAATAATATTAAGATCGGCCCTAAGATTCTACCGAGATTAAGGCACATTGAATTTCGAGTTAAAACTTTTATATGTTCCGTTTCTTTGATGAGGTCTAGTTGCCAGGCCTGAGAAACAGGAACGATGGCCGAGGCGAGAAGTCCGTAGATAATTCTGCTGGCAAAGACCATAGCGACTTTTACACTTAACGAGAGTGTGTCATTAAAAATAAAGAGTGATGCAAGTAAAATAAAAGAGAGTGACATACCAAGCATTCCAAAACTAAGAACGCGCTTTCTTCCTAGGCTATCACTTCTTGCTGCCCAAAATGGACCCATGAAAGAAAAGATAAGTGAACCAACACTAATGGCCCCAATGATATTGGCAGTAACGACACCTGTCTGTTCTGCAATATAGGGAATTGTAGTGTAGAGAATCATTTGCACACAACTAAATGTGAGAGTGTTGAGGTAGGCAATTGAGAGTTTTGTTCTATTCTTATTCATTTCTTCGTACTTTCTTAAATGTAAAAAAGAGGCGTCCAAATAAATTTGTCGGCCTCTTCAATTAGAATGATTTTAATTTCTAATTATGGAATTATTGAACTCTTCCTGAAAGAACAAAGTTCACACCAATTGTTGACCCGTTATTTGGACAAATATTGTCAGCGTCAGCAAGTGGTACCATAATCGCTAGATTGTGTGGGTGACCGTAGTAAAGGTAATCGTTTGGTCCTCTAAATGCATTATCAAGAATTTCCTTTCCTTCTGTACAGTCAGTGTCACCGTTAACAGCATAAGCTTTAGAGTCTACTAAGCTAATTGAAGCAATTAGGTTATCGGCAAGAAGAAGTGCACTATATCTACAAACTTTTCCGTTCTCTTCAAAAGTTGCTTTGATAAGTCCGTTGTCTAGTGAGTAATCAGTAGTAGCAGTTTCAAACTTAACATTCATTTGTGCGAATTCAGTTGGAGCTGCAACTTCACCGCTTCTGTTATTACAAACATAGTCTTTGAATGAAGTGATCCATCTTTCACCTGGAAGGTTAAGGTCTGCGTCTTGTGCAAAAGATAGTGATGACATTGCTAAAAGCATTAGAGAGATGATTCCCTTTTTCATATTCTACTCCTTGTGTAGTTACTTAAATTTATGAAAGAGTTTGTATCATCAAACTTTTGTTGGGGCAAGGTTCAATTGGGAATTTTTTTGATTGTTAAGCTAGGGAGGGCCTGTCTAATTTTACTAGAACTAAGCCCTTAAAACTAGGAGTTTTTCTTGAGCTGTTTTGCCATCGCTTTCTGTCCATTTGGAGACTCTTCATGTTTGATGCGATGTCCATAGTTTTCCTTCAAATAGCTCTCAATCGAAATCCAGTGACCATCATCTGTTTTAATTCTCTTTGTGTAAGAGCAGATCATTTGCAGTCCAGTATGAGTTCTTGAGAGAAAGTGAATAAGAACTAGAAATAATGAAATAAAGAAGAGCCCAATTATTGAAAAAGAAAAGAATATCTTTATATGATCCCCTGGTGTGATCACCACGTTCTTTAAAAGTAAAATAAAGAGAAGCGGTAAAGCGAGGTAGGAAAGTGCGTAGACAAGAATATACTTCTTAGTCCATTTTACAGTTTGAAAAAGGAGTTTTGTATAAGTGAGATGATCCTCTTTAATAAGTAGTGCCATATAGAGGCAAAAAGCGAGAGCTGTAGGGAGACTAAGTCCAATGCCGCTCTTTTCGGTCATGCCAGTTAGAATAACTTCTCCAAAAATATGCCCGCATATAGAGATATAAACCCAGAAGATAGAAATAAGTAAAATAGCATCTGCTACTAAAGTGTGTTCTTTGGATTCATTGCTTAGGATTTCAAAAACAATAATGAGAAAGAAAGTGAGAATAGTTGAGATTGAACTTATTGGGTAACCTAAGATCTCACTTCCCTTATTGGTGTACAAAGCTAATTGTAGGAAGAGGATTGATGTGAGTACTGCCAATAAAGTAACTTTTAATTGATTGCTAATAGTTTCGGAAATATTAGCGCCTTGAAGATTGAGCTTATAGAGAAAGAGTGTGATAAACCCAATTGATGTATAGGGACTGAGTACAGGCGCACCAGGGATAGGACGGTATAGTAACTCCCAACCTTGGGTCCAACCAATAATTGAAGTTATGAAGAAACTAATAATCACTAGGCCTGAAAGCGGCTTTAAATACTTTTCCATGTCTGAACTATATCATGAATAAAATTTATTAAGAAATTCTATAAACTTAAGATTTCATGATGATTATTTATTAGAGAACTTGCTCTAGAAGTGTTTGAAAATGCTGATGCATTGAATTGACTATAGTGTCTTGGATTTCTAGTTGCCTATATTCTATGCCGGCCAATTCAAAGATTTTCTTGGAGATTCTATTGGACTCTGTTTCACAGTGCTTATCACTTAGGTATACAACTTCACATACCTTTGAGCTAGCGAGTAGCTTGGCACATTCGTGACATGGAAAGAGAGTTACATAGGCCCGTGTTCCTTCAAGGCTATCTTTGGCATGGAGGATAGCGTTGGCCTCAGCGTGTACGACGTAACCATATTTTTGATATTCCAGTGGTGCTTTTGGATCTTTACCCCATGGAAGTTTTGTCTCATCGATACCGGCCACAAAGCCATTATATCCCATAGTGACTTGGTGGTTATTCTTGTCCACGAAAACGGCTCCAACTTTTGTCGAAGGATCTTTTGACTTGAAGCTCGCCATCATTGCTTGCAGCATAAAGTACTCGTCCCAATTGAGGGGAGACTTGGCGGGGATGAAGTTTATTTCGTGATTTTCGTGTTCTGACATATTTAAAAAATATCTGAACTATTTTCATTTGCATAGACTTAAGGAGAACAAAGTCTTAATTTAATCTAGTTTTTATTTACACGTGGAGGCGTATGAAATCATCAATCCTATTATCTTTCATTTCTATCTTTCTGGTTTCTTGTGCGGGTCTTGAATTGACTGCGCAGCAATGTCAAAGCTTGAATTGGGAGAGCAGGGGAATTCAAGATGGAGCCAAAGGAGAGTTTCGTTTCTCTCGCTACAGAAATGCTTGCTCAGATAGTCAATTCAATGTGGATAGCGTTCATGAGGCAGGTTATCTGAAAGGTTTTCTCTCTCAATATTGTAAAGGGGAAGTGGCCTTTAGACTTGGTAAAGAGTTGGCCGAGTATGATATTTCAAGGTGTGATAACAAGAAGGAAGTTCTTAAGTATTTCACGGAAGGAAGAAAGCGTGGCGTTCTTAAGAAGCAAATTAAAGACTTGGATCAAAAGCGCAGGGAATTAGT
Proteins encoded in this window:
- a CDS encoding GNAT family N-acetyltransferase, with protein sequence MVKRIRLQSFLSGTFYDVKLNENNMISISNDSKSVDLSVTLKDTTAKVENFTYISDEFSLHTLEAIFSLFFESVEEILLEQSPVKNREDFQQFLKGNLFSINRSSFSELGNIWAKQSNPKDEAVSIQTGEVTHPRRPAYSPGELLYKKYFPVIDKTISYRVADVENDLDNFHSWHNKEFIYKFWELNKSKEELREYLATGLKDPHSIPTIMEFDNKPVGYFEFYWAKEDRLGPFYDFSDYDRGFHFLIGELECLGQRNVDSILKATSHYAFLNDQRTDLLAGEPRSDNKKIIRYVDHFPCWRNEKEFDFPHKRAALLLCDRETYFREGYPWT
- a CDS encoding IucA/IucC family protein → MKKRSLNYTFEALVNSLLREFPDSEHIKYVSTEKKIIFTDKKDHQLHLGLNFHSVLGKHQYNEEECSLGEDKISLEKALDWIIDFSCQLLDQSNQREITAFKDRVSSSNENIKKFTTHLGERIEERYQSSLNFIDTESLLILGHSFHPYPKARDGFSEEDFQKYSPEFQRGFSLAWAISDDEIIFEKHMQGFDSHWIKHVAISCLGEERVNNILDEGKSLLPIHPYQLKYIREEEYIKSLEEKGKISFIQEDSTTLWYSTSSVRSIYSPTCKYMLKFSLTLRLTNSIRHLQQVEVDRGIQVSKVLNTKEGKELKAKWKDFQIIEEPAYAAFKDQSSKVAINSIVSCRINPFINGEQDSAILLATLNQLSPSKTSILDQFIERDDEEGYLNWFKAFTQKVITPLLDAQANFGIFLGAHQQNIILKLDDAGLPVKMYFRDCQGTGYSEEGFKAYSPYCDEMALDNGNILTEELGQKIFCYYLIINTTFDTISHLSLISGLDESKYLQILNKSLRILKEKGVKDSSCIDYLLNGPYLWVKGNYKCCLKEINENTMKSPTDIYIPMKNRIQENI
- a CDS encoding MFS transporter, which gives rise to MNKNRTKLSIAYLNTLTFSCVQMILYTTIPYIAEQTGVVTANIIGAISVGSLIFSFMGPFWAARSDSLGRKRVLSFGMLGMSLSFILLASLFIFNDTLSLSVKVAMVFASRIIYGLLASAIVPVSQAWQLDLIKETEHIKVLTRNSMCLNLGRILGPILILFKQVNFELIIYAATVWIFTLATSCFLTSDSKGALQGSKSEIKLKEVLANWKLSIKEALYPILLAMIFTSFIGILHTFLGHHLKEVLHIDGKEATILFAKIILVLSVLALLVQQLSIWLLKSKWIPRVLIGATSLVTGSIVLMYSKSEQSIWISIFFISFATALIPPVYLSLISNSKKDKTKETVFGKKLGLASVAHSFGYAVGAGLIALSMKLHLVPEKAIVFFVSFTIMALVFILIVKESTPAKTLEVKES
- a CDS encoding deoxycytidylate deaminase, producing the protein MSEHENHEINFIPAKSPLNWDEYFMLQAMMASFKSKDPSTKVGAVFVDKNNHQVTMGYNGFVAGIDETKLPWGKDPKAPLEYQKYGYVVHAEANAILHAKDSLEGTRAYVTLFPCHECAKLLASSKVCEVVYLSDKHCETESNRISKKIFELAGIEYRQLEIQDTIVNSMHQHFQTLLEQVL
- a CDS encoding DUF2799 domain-containing protein — its product is MKSSILLSFISIFLVSCAGLELTAQQCQSLNWESRGIQDGAKGEFRFSRYRNACSDSQFNVDSVHEAGYLKGFLSQYCKGEVAFRLGKELAEYDISRCDNKKEVLKYFTEGRKRGVLKKQIKDLDQKRRELVAELMRPDLSEEEINRANEQILRYEKEIRELEREFSKLTENYLE